AGCGAGGCCGAGGTCGACACGCTGACGCTGCCGGTCGACACGCCGGTCGCGTACGTCACGCAGACGACGCTGTCGGTCGACGACACGCGCGGCATCATCGAGGCGCTGCAACGCCGCTTCACCGACATCGTCGGGCCGGACACGCGCGACATCTGCTACGCGACGCAGAACCGCCAGGCGGCGGTGCGCGAGCTGAGCGCGCAGGTCGACGTGCTGCTCGTCGTCGGCGCGACGAACAGCTCGAACTCGAACCGGCTGCGCGAGATCGGCACCGAAAGCGGCGTGCCGAGCTATCTCGTCGCCGACGGCTCGGAAGTGAAGGCCGAATGGTTCGCCGGCGCGCAGACGGTGGGGCTCACCGCCGGCGCGTCGGCGCCCGAAGAGATGGTCGAGGATGTAATCGGCGCGCTGCGCGCGCTGGGGCCCGTCGAGGTCACGACGATGGCGGGCCGTGAAGAAAAAGTCGAATTCAAGTTGCCGGCGAAGCTCACGCAAGCTGTCGCCCGCGAAGTTTAAGGAGGACAACTCTTGTCTATTCCGCTGCTCCAGCAAGTCCGCGTCGGCGCATACATCATGCGCCAACACCTGTCCGGCAACAAACGCTATCCGCTCGCGCTGATGCTCGAGCCGCTGTTCCGTTGCAACCTCGCCTGTAACGGCTGCGGCAAGATCGACTATCCGGACCCGATCCTGAACCAGCGCCTGTCGGTCGAGGAATGCCTGCAGGCCGTCGACGAGTGTGGCGCGCCCATCGTGTCGATCGCCGGCGGCGAGCCGCTGCTCCACAAGGAGATGCCGGAGATCGTCAAGGGCATCATGAAGCGCAAGAAGTTCGTGTACCTGTGCACGAACGCACTGCTGATGGAAAAGAAGATGGACGACTACCAGCCGAATCCGTACTTCGTCTGGTCGGTCCACCTCGACGGCGACAAGGCCATGCACGATCATTCCGTGTCGCAGGAAGGCGTGTACGACAAGGCGGTCGCGGCGATCAAGGAAGCGAAGCGCCGCGGCTTCCGCGTGAACATCAACTGCACGCTGTTCAACGATGCGGTCCCCGAGCGCGTCGCGAAGTTCTTCGATACGCTGAAGCCGATCGGCGTCGACGGCATCACCGTGTCGCCGGGCTATGCGTACGAGCGCGCGCCGGACCAGCAGCACTTCCTGAACCGCGACAAGACGAAGAACCTGTTCCGCGAAATCCTGAAGCGCGGCGAAGGCGGCAAGCGCTGGTCGTTCAGCCAGTCGTCGCTGTTCCTCGACTTCCTGGCCGGCAACCAGACCTACAAGTGCACGCCGTGGGGCAACCCGGCGCGCACCGTGTTCGGCTGGCAGAAGCCGTGCTATCTGGTCGGCGAAGGTTACGTGAAGACCTTCAAGGAGCTGATGGAAGACACGAACTGGGACAACTACGGCGTCGGCAACTACGAGAAGTGCGCGGACTGCATGGTCCACTGCGGCTTCGAGGCGACCGCCGTGATGGACACGATCGCGCATCCGCTGAAGGCGTTCGCCGTGAGCCGGAAGGGCATCAAGACCGAAGGCGCGTTCGCACCGGACATTCCGATCGACAAGCAGCGTCCGGCCGAGTACGTGTTCTCGCGCCACGTCGAGATCAAGCTCGAGGAAATCCAGCGCGCCGGCAAGGGCAAGCTGCAGAAGCCGGCGAAGCCGGCAACGGCGGCCTGACGAGCGGCTCGCAACGACGCGGGCCCGGCCCGCATCGCCCGCACGACGAGGGCGCCCCGGATTGCTCCGGGGCGCCCTCGTTTTTTGCATGCTCGCGGCGGCGACGCGCCGCTGCGGCACATCACGCTGGCGGCAGCGCCGGCCCGTGCGCCGCGGCGCACGGCGGGCCACTGAATGGCGGTGGGTGCTGAGCGCTCGCCGCACACCGCGCACCGCGCGCGTCAGAACGTGTTCTCGCCCTTCAGGTAGTACGCGGTCTTCACGAAGAACGCCTGCACCGGATGGCCGCTGCGCGCGGCGCTGGCGGCGCGCGCTTCCATCGCCATCTTCTCTTCGCGCGAGCGGTCGGGCACCGGGTTCTTCACGCGTTCGAGCGCGCGCTGCATCGCCTGCGGATAGTTCTGGTTGCCGGCCATCGTTGCCGAAAAGCCAGCGCGCGCCATCTGCTGCAATTGCACGTCGGTCTCGGCACGCGCCGCAGACCACGTCAGCGGCACGACGTTCGGCTGCCACGCGGTGTTGACGGATTGAGCAAAGCTCGCGGCCGGCACCGCGGCAAGCGTGACGGACAGAGCAGCAAGGGAAACGAGGGATCGCATATTGGCCTCCAGATGGTTGCGTACGCATCGATCATCGGTGTCGATGCGGCCCGATAATCGTATTGCGCACGGCCGTGCGCTTGAATAGCCGATTTCGCAATGGACATTTTCGGCGGCGAAATCGAAGCGCGCGCCACGCCGCTTACCGCTGCCGCCCGGCCCTCATTTCCTTAATGCGTTCAATGACATGATCGCGTCTTCGCGGAACTGCGAACCGGCGCGCAGAGCGCTCTTGCAGTTTCCGAAACGATCTATTGCGGTGGAGATTGCCTCCGCCGGTGGGCCGGTGCGGTATGCGGCGGCGCGATGCCGGATGCACCGGCACGCCCGCGCAACGCCTCAGCGAGCGAACGCGCCGCGTCTGATGCGCGACAATCTTCCGGGCCGAATCGGCGCGCGGTGACGATACCCGCGCGTCGAGGTCGCGCGATAATTGCGCACCGGTCGCATCCCGCAACCTCTGCGCGCATTCATTTCCCGAGCACTACCATGGCCATCATCGACCCCGCCGCCATCGACAGCTGGCACGCGCACGTCTACTTCGACGCCGCGAACCGCGACGCCGCGTGGGCGCTGCGCGCCGTCATCGACGAGCGGTTCGGCGCGAGCGTCGAGCTCGGCCGCTTTCATGAACGTCTCGTCGGGCCGCATCCGGCCTGGTCGTACCAGATCGCGTTCGCCGCCGCGCACTTCACCGACATCGTGCCGTGGCTCGTGCTGAATCACGGCAAGCTCGACATCCTGCTACACCCGAACACCGACGACGAACTGCGCGACCATCGCGACAGCGCGGTGTGGATCGGCCACTCGCATTCGCTGAACCTCGAAGCGCTGGCCGGCTGAGCGCGGCGCATCGACGTTTCGGCTCGCGGTGAAACATCCGGCGGCGGCGGATCGGTACAGTCGCGTCGTTATCCACACCTGAAGCAGCCCGCGATGACCGATACCGATACCCACGCGCAGCGCATCCATCACGACTGGCACGCCGCCGTCGTCGCGCGCGACCTCGACGCGCTGATGGCGCTGTATGCGCCCGACGCGATACTCGAAACGCCGCTGATCGTCGTCACGCTGCCCGAGCACGGGTCAGGCGTGCTCCACGGCAAGACGGCGATCGCCGCATTCTTCGCGGCCGGCCTGCGCGATCCGCGAAGCCGGCTTGGACGCTGGTACCGCACGGGCCAGTTCTTTTCGAACGGACGCCAACTGATCTGGGAATATCCGCGCGCCACGCCGGACGGCGATCAGGTCGATCTCGTCGAAGTGATGGACCTGCGCGACGAGCTGATCGCGCATCATCGCGTCTACTGGGGCTGGGCCGGGTTCAACGCGCTGCGCAGCGCGGCGCCGGCGGACGGGCGCGCGTGACGCACGCCGTCCCGGTCGCGCTCACGCGACGTACAACGCAATGCTGACGAACTGGCACAGGCTGCCGGCCAGAACGAACAGGTGCCAGATGCCATGCCCGTGGCGGATGCGCTCGTCGTTGATGAAAAAGTAGATGCCGGCGCTGTAGATGACGCCGCCCGCCACGAGCCACGCGGTGCCCACCGGCGGCAGAGCATGAATCAACGGGCGGATGGCGACGAGCGCAAGCCAGCCCATCAGCACGTACAGCACCATCGACACGGCGCGGGTGCGTCGCCCGAGAGTAAGCTCCTGCACGATGCCGAACGCGGCCAGCCCCCAGCTCACGCCGAACAGCGACCAGCCCCACGGCCCGCGCAACGTGACGAGGGTGAACGGCGTATAGCTGCCGGCAATCAGCAGGTAGATCGCCGAATGGTCGCATTTCTGCAGAATGGCTTTCAGGCGCGGCTTGCGCACGCTGTGGTAAAGCGTCGAGATCGCATAGAGCACGCAGAGCATCGCGCCGTAGACGCTGAAACTCACCACCTTGTAAGCGTCGCCCTGGAGCGCGCCCATCGTCACCAGTGTTGCCAGCCCCGCCATCGATAGCACCGCGCCGACGAGATGGGTAATGCTGTTGAAACGCTCACCGGCATGCACGACGGATTCTCCTGCGCGGATTCATCGGAAAAGGCGGAGCCCTATGATACCGGCCGGCCGCGCGCGCGGCGCCGAACGCGGTCAAACGACGCGGTACGCGCGCGCCGTCCGCACAAAGAAAAAGCGCCGCGAATCGCTTCGCGGCGCTTTCGGATCCGTCCACGGACCGCTACCGGCCGGCTGCGCCGGCCCGGTTCAGCAACACTTCCCTGCCCCGGACCCGTATCGCGCGTTCTGACGTTCGCGGAAAAATTCCTCGTACGTCATCGGCTCGCGGTCCGGATGGGTGTCGCGCATGTGCGCGACGTAGGTGTCGTAGTCGGGCAGGCCGACCATCAGCCGCAACGCCTGCCCCAGGTAGCGGCCCGCGCTGCGCAGATCACTGCCGAGATCGGAGAACATCGCGGCTGCTCCTCAGCGTCCGCTGCCGAGCGCCTGCGCCGCCGGCATCGCCTCGTACGGCGTCTCGCGCACGGTCGGCTTCGCTTCGCTGCGCGCGCGCCGGATCGCGAGCACGCCGTACACCGCGATGCTCACCACGACGAGAATGAACAGCCCCGCGAGCGCGGCGTCGATGTAGTCGTTGACGATGATCCGCTTCATCTGCGCGATCGACTTCGCCGGCGCCAGCACCTTGCCTTCGTCCACGGCCGCCTGCAGCTTCGCGGCATGCGCGAGGAAGCTCACCTTCGGGTTCGCATCGAACACCTTCTGCCAGCCGGCCGTCAGCGTGCAGATCAGCAGCCATACGGTCGGCACGAGCGTGACCCACGCGAAGCGCTCGCGCTTCATCTTGAACAGCACGACGGTGCCGAGCACCAGCGCGATCGCCGCGAGCATCTGGTTCGAGATGCCGAACAGCGGCCACAGCGTGTTGATGCCGCCGAGCGGATCGACCACGCCCTGATACAGGAAGTAGCCCCATGCGGCGACACACAGCGCGGTCGCGATCAGGTTCGCCGGCAGCGATTCGGTGCGCTTGAGCGCCGGGTGGAACGTGCCGAGCAGGTCCTGCAGCATGAAGCGGCCCGCGCGCGTGCCCGCGTCGACGGCCGTCAGGATGAACAGCGCTTCGAACAGGATCGCGAAGTGATACCAGAACGCCATCATCGCCTCGCCGCCGATCACCTGGTGCAGGATGTGCGCCATGCCGACCGCCAGCGTCGGCGCGCCGCCCGCGCGCGCGATGATCGTCGTCTCGCCGACGGCCTTCGCGGTTTGCGTGAGCATGTCCGGCGTCAGCATGAAGCCCCATTGCGTGACGGTGTTCGCGACCGCTTCCGGCGTCGTGCCGAGCACGGCGGCCGGCGCGTTCATCGCGAAGTAGATGCCCGGCTCGATCACGCACGCGGCGACGAGCGCCATGATCGCGACGAACGATTCCATCAGCATCGCGCCGTAGCCGATGAAGCGCGCGTTGGTTTCGTTGTCGAGCAGCTTCGGCGTCGTGCCCGACGAGATCAGCGCGTGGAAGCCCGACACCGCGCCGCACGCGATCGTGATGAACAGGAACGGGAACAGGTTGCCCGACCACACCGGGCCGGTGCCGTCGACGAACTTCGTCAGCGCGGGCATCTTCAGTTCCGGTGCGACGATCAGGATGCCGATTGCGAGACCGACGATCGTGCCGATCTTCAGGAACGTCGACAGGTAGTCGCGCGGGGCAAGCAGCAGCCACACCGGCAGCACCGACGCGACGAAGCCGTAGCCGATCAGGATCCACGTGAGCTGCGTGCCGCTGAACGTGAACCATGCGGCGAGCGTCGGCGAAGCGCTCACGTTCTGGCCGAACGAAATCGCCGCCATCAGCCCGACGAAGCCGATGATCGACACTTCGCCGATGCGGCCCGGACGGATGTAGCGCGTGTAGACGCCCATGAACAGCGCGATCGGAATCGTCGCGGCGACGGTGAACGTGCCCCACGGCGAGTTGGTCAGCGCCTTCACGACGATCAGCGCGAGCACCGCGAGGATGATCACCATGATCAGGAACGCGCCGAACAGCGCGATCACGCCCGGCACGGTGCCGAGCTCCATCTTGACGAGATCGCCGAGCGAGCGGCCGTCGCGGCGCGTCGAGATGAACAGCACGATGAAGTCCTGCACCGCGCCCGCGAACACGACGCCCGCCAGAATCCACAGCATGCCGGGCGTGTAGCCCATCTGCGCGGCGAGCACCGGCCCGACGAGCGGCCCGGCGCCGGCGATCGCGGCGAAGTGATGGCCGAACAGCACGTACTTGTTGGTCGGCACGTAGTCGAGGCCGTCGTTGTGCCGGACGGCCGGCGTCATCCGCAGCCCGTCGAGCTGCATGACCTTGCTGGCGATGAAGCGGCTGTAGAAGCGATACGCGATCAGATACACGCAGACTGCGGCGATCACGATCCAGAGGGCGCTGACCCGCTCGCCGTGCGCGAGCGCGATGGTGCCGAACGCGAACGCGCCCAATAGCGCGACCGCAATCCAGATCAGGGTGCTGGAAGCCCGATTCATGGCGGTTCCTCGTCTCCTATGTGGTTTTAAGTGGATTCGGCGAGAGGTGTGACCGAACCCGCGTGACGTCGATGCGTCGCCGCGCACTGTTGTGCGGCGGTGGTCGGTAGTATTCCGTGCAAGGGGAAGGCGTACAAGCGCACAACTACGTATGCATGGCTACGTAGAATTACGTAGACGCCAGCGGATGCGCGCTGGGC
The sequence above is drawn from the Burkholderia ubonensis genome and encodes:
- a CDS encoding carbon starvation CstA family protein, yielding MNRASSTLIWIAVALLGAFAFGTIALAHGERVSALWIVIAAVCVYLIAYRFYSRFIASKVMQLDGLRMTPAVRHNDGLDYVPTNKYVLFGHHFAAIAGAGPLVGPVLAAQMGYTPGMLWILAGVVFAGAVQDFIVLFISTRRDGRSLGDLVKMELGTVPGVIALFGAFLIMVIILAVLALIVVKALTNSPWGTFTVAATIPIALFMGVYTRYIRPGRIGEVSIIGFVGLMAAISFGQNVSASPTLAAWFTFSGTQLTWILIGYGFVASVLPVWLLLAPRDYLSTFLKIGTIVGLAIGILIVAPELKMPALTKFVDGTGPVWSGNLFPFLFITIACGAVSGFHALISSGTTPKLLDNETNARFIGYGAMLMESFVAIMALVAACVIEPGIYFAMNAPAAVLGTTPEAVANTVTQWGFMLTPDMLTQTAKAVGETTIIARAGGAPTLAVGMAHILHQVIGGEAMMAFWYHFAILFEALFILTAVDAGTRAGRFMLQDLLGTFHPALKRTESLPANLIATALCVAAWGYFLYQGVVDPLGGINTLWPLFGISNQMLAAIALVLGTVVLFKMKRERFAWVTLVPTVWLLICTLTAGWQKVFDANPKVSFLAHAAKLQAAVDEGKVLAPAKSIAQMKRIIVNDYIDAALAGLFILVVVSIAVYGVLAIRRARSEAKPTVRETPYEAMPAAQALGSGR
- the ispH gene encoding 4-hydroxy-3-methylbut-2-enyl diphosphate reductase, coding for MRVILAQPRGFCAGVVRAIEIVDRALQQHGAPVYVRHEIVHNRHVVENLRNKGARFVEELDEVPHGAVAIFSAHGVAQTVERDAETRGLDVLDATCPLVTKVHVQGRQYVAAGRRLILIGHAGHPEVEGTIGQIPGEVTLVQSEAEVDTLTLPVDTPVAYVTQTTLSVDDTRGIIEALQRRFTDIVGPDTRDICYATQNRQAAVRELSAQVDVLLVVGATNSSNSNRLREIGTESGVPSYLVADGSEVKAEWFAGAQTVGLTAGASAPEEMVEDVIGALRALGPVEVTTMAGREEKVEFKLPAKLTQAVAREV
- the hpnH gene encoding adenosyl-hopene transferase HpnH — translated: MSIPLLQQVRVGAYIMRQHLSGNKRYPLALMLEPLFRCNLACNGCGKIDYPDPILNQRLSVEECLQAVDECGAPIVSIAGGEPLLHKEMPEIVKGIMKRKKFVYLCTNALLMEKKMDDYQPNPYFVWSVHLDGDKAMHDHSVSQEGVYDKAVAAIKEAKRRGFRVNINCTLFNDAVPERVAKFFDTLKPIGVDGITVSPGYAYERAPDQQHFLNRDKTKNLFREILKRGEGGKRWSFSQSSLFLDFLAGNQTYKCTPWGNPARTVFGWQKPCYLVGEGYVKTFKELMEDTNWDNYGVGNYEKCADCMVHCGFEATAVMDTIAHPLKAFAVSRKGIKTEGAFAPDIPIDKQRPAEYVFSRHVEIKLEEIQRAGKGKLQKPAKPATAA
- a CDS encoding YbdD/YjiX family protein — encoded protein: MFSDLGSDLRSAGRYLGQALRLMVGLPDYDTYVAHMRDTHPDREPMTYEEFFRERQNARYGSGAGKCC
- a CDS encoding DOPA 4,5-dioxygenase family protein; amino-acid sequence: MAIIDPAAIDSWHAHVYFDAANRDAAWALRAVIDERFGASVELGRFHERLVGPHPAWSYQIAFAAAHFTDIVPWLVLNHGKLDILLHPNTDDELRDHRDSAVWIGHSHSLNLEALAG
- a CDS encoding nuclear transport factor 2 family protein; amino-acid sequence: MTDTDTHAQRIHHDWHAAVVARDLDALMALYAPDAILETPLIVVTLPEHGSGVLHGKTAIAAFFAAGLRDPRSRLGRWYRTGQFFSNGRQLIWEYPRATPDGDQVDLVEVMDLRDELIAHHRVYWGWAGFNALRSAAPADGRA
- the trhA gene encoding PAQR family membrane homeostasis protein TrhA, translated to MHAGERFNSITHLVGAVLSMAGLATLVTMGALQGDAYKVVSFSVYGAMLCVLYAISTLYHSVRKPRLKAILQKCDHSAIYLLIAGSYTPFTLVTLRGPWGWSLFGVSWGLAAFGIVQELTLGRRTRAVSMVLYVLMGWLALVAIRPLIHALPPVGTAWLVAGGVIYSAGIYFFINDERIRHGHGIWHLFVLAGSLCQFVSIALYVA